The genomic interval cAAAAGGGCTAACTGCGAAGGGAAGCCATGTGGGATTCGTCACCATGTGCTTGAACTTGAAACCAAATATAGTCTATGTTGGAAATGGGACTTTGTGGAGGCGTTTGAAGCGTTGATCAGAGAGAGGAGGTGAGAAATCAAGTGAGGAAATGTAGGGAACAAGTACGAAGGAAATATTGGGGAGGGTGGAAATGGAATTGCAGAGGTGCATGATATGGTCATGCCAGCACACTTCCCATGTGAAGGCCTTTTTGTTTAGGCAACTACATACTAGGGTCTTCTTTTATAGTTTCATGTGACAGCTATGGTTCTCGGTGTTTACTTAATAGAAAAAAGGGGCCTATGGTTCTACGTGTCAACATATAGGAACAATATCCGAAAATATCTtccctttttccctttttttaaattgagttttttgattgggtaatgatatatacaatatatttttataacatattttataataattttataagatgaggatatttttataaaatgatattatttttataaaatattttataaaaatattactcatttaaaatataattatataaaatattgtgaataaattattttcctgaCCGACTCCTGATCTTGCAAACATGGGCTGGCCAAATAGTCCCAAACTCACCTGGAGAGGCATCCCATTTGCAGAGACAAATAGGCCCAAGCCATGTCAGAGAGAATCTAGAGAACAATCAATCATACCCACCTGTATCGTGGGTCGTGTTAGGCGCAGGTCAGGAGATGAACCTAATTAGAATGGCATACGACATCTACGAATATGAGCGAGTCCTAGCTACCTCCAAAAATTCcctctcaaaagaaaaaactgaccAAATTTCAAGTTTGTCGCTTAAAACTTAACTGGAGTCTCATTCCATTCCTATCCAACTACTGTATTGATACCGTATTCATCaatcaaaaattattatttggaaaaagagagaagctACTCTACCGAGGATCCAATGGATGGATTAcgatcatttaaaaaaaaaaagaagttgctTAGTgtttaaagaagtgttttttaataatattgtaaattgtttttttaaaaaatgtttaaaaatatgaaaaaaaaaaatgaaaaagatcaATTGATCTTATCGGAAGCCATTCTCGTTCTACACCCACCGCTACAGCTATATCCCACGTCtcttgggaaaaaaaagtacTTGATCTGATATTAGTGAGGAAGCTGCCACATCAGCTATTGTATTATTAACAGTtcaaatgagatgttttgttaaaaattaaataaaatattattttttaatattatttttattttaaaatttaaaaaaaattaaattatttattatattttatatgagagtttaaaaaaattgtcagagatgagataatattgTGAATCCAAACCTGGCAGCTATGATCTTCACCTCTGCATAAGATTCCACTGGCCCCAGCATGCAGAGTCTTCCAATTCATGCTAAGAAATTGCTTAATGAAACCACAGCATCTACCTATTAGCTAATCAAAACTGAACAGAACAATAGCAAACTTCCAATGAATTGCTTACTCATAATCTATTTCAAATACTACTAAAACTACAGTTATTAATAGCACTAATTGAAAAAATCAACAGTAAGTATCACCACATAAGAGAATGTACAGTTATTGATAGCATAACCTAATAGTCATGAAAGGATAACCCGAAAATTATACACGTACAGGGTGGTATAAGATTAGCTCCTACAAGGGAGTgttaaaatatactttcataAGATATTTGTGGGGGAGAGGAAGAAATGCCCTTGTATTGTTGCTTTTCAAAGACAGAACAACAAGGAGCTTCAGGAAGGCAGTAGACAAAattgggtttctttttttttttttctctcttgaaAATTGTTTCACACCTAAATCCCGTAGCAGCAGAAAATCACTGCGATGGCAGAGCAATCCATGTTGAAAACACATCAAGTCAATCAAAAGGCAGCTTGGTCATTGCTATAAACTCTATAAGAGAACAGAGGCACAGAGTCTCATATTTACAGTGAAAAGAAACATCCTTGTCAGGATCTACATGAACCAGTACACCATCtctgaaaagaaattttgaatcaaGCATGAGTCGGGTATTCCGGGAGGTGTTTTCTTTTGCAGTGCAACTTTGGCTTATGTTGTGACAACTACATTCCACCGGCATCACAACTCTATTTCCCGACTTTTTGCAATGACATGCTCTAATTTCTGGACATTCAACATACTTTTTGCCTTTCAGGCTCTCATCACATGAATTGCTGAAATCTTCAGCAGCAacataaatttttgtaattgctGAAAGAAGATGCACCGATAATGATGCGACAACATCATGTACATCCTCTACCGTCCAATGACTCCCGTTCAATCCCCACTCATGAATAAGGATTTTCTGCGTCAAACCATGGAGGTTGTATAGGCATTCAGCACAACATTGATAAAAACAAACAACCCCCTTGGCAGAAATGCTGTTGTTGCTAGAAGAGAAGCTGTTACCTATAATGTGCTCATCAGTGTCTGGCTTACCATCACTGGCCATAACGCCAGTCTTTATTGAGGACACATTATTTACCTGGTTGCAGACTTCTTTGGCGTTGGATGACTTAACATTACCCAATTCACTAGAACTACCAAGACCATTCTCAGAAAGGCCAACAGATTCTGTGGACGCAAATCCGTTGGAATGTTTTGATGACCCAGACTTGCGGCTCACCACTGCaagattttcactattttcCAACCCGCAAAGTCCAGATTTCATCCCATTCTCCTCATTCAAAATCGCACCAACCAAATGACTTACAGCAGGTGAATTGTGAAGTTTATCCATTGTGGAATGGCCCAAGGTGACAATTTGCTGTGGAGAGCCTTCTTCAGAAATTGCAACTCTATTACCAGAGCAAGGATAACTTGAATCACCATTTCCTGGGTTCAGGTCAAGATGTTCAATGTCTACAGCAGCAATTCCCATAGTACTTTCCACCAGCACTTCAGGCACATGGCAGCTATCACCACAAACACTTGGCCTGCATTCTTCACTTTGAACTTCATTATCCACACGTGCATTCTGATTATCTAAAAATTCCTTACTAGTCAGGCTAGGGTTTGCCATAGTTGGAGTGTCCAGCTCTAAACTGAAAATGGAAGGAATTATTATTAGGTAACAATTCAACAGgtgaaattaattatacaaGCATGTTAGCGAGCAATGACAACCGTACCTCTGCAGTGAGTACACCCAGCTGTTAACCATATCTTCCAGATAAGCTACTTGTGACAAAAGACGAACATATTGATATCGATCTTTTCCAGCTTGAACCTTTTCATTGATCTGTCCAACTAGAAACTCAAGAACCTTGCGTACCTCAATTGAGACTTCTCTAGGTGATGAGTAGACACCTCTATATGCCAATAAACCAACAGCAATGAGGCCTCTAACCAACCCAGACTTTTCTTTGCTTCTAATATTGCTGGCACTACAAGCAACAGCCACCTTTTCTAATGAATTATTTGGACGAATAATACAGGAATTGAATGGCCAGCCCTTCCAAGGCCCAATTATGTCAGCAGAGGGACCCTCTTTCAGCTTTGATGTGACCCAACAAAGTTCAGCAAAATGAGGATATCGCAGAATTTGATAGCCGAAAGTAGATGTTGCAAAGAGCAAGCTTGGTTTCCCCTTCACGGTTCTATTATTGGGTGGCTGTGGAACTTTTATAAAAGACTCATCAGGATAGTATGTTTTATGCTTGCATTCATTGGCTAATCCATGATCAGAGCTGATATTTATTGTATCTGTGCGGCCTTCAATGGAATCACAATCTATGTACTCCTTGCATGAACTGGCATGGATGTGAGACTTTTTATGAATCAACTGAACAAGCTGTTGGACTATATCCTTGGATAATTCTGCCACAGAAAGATTGATCACCATATCACGGTTGAACTTCCCATCAATTTGGACTGAAAATCGAGGGACTGTGTGCTCTGAAGTTGACTGACTGCAATTTGATAATTCAGTCCTAAAGAACTGTCTTATTTTAACTGGAAGTTCCATATATGGAACTTCTGAAGTAGCCTGTGCGAGAATTAGAAACAATGAGTACATAATGATctacaagaagaaaaagtggacTACAACACAAAGTATTGCAAAAGCTTGACTCAAGTGAAGGCTCttacatttaaaacattttttaaaaaagtaattgatTTTATTGATAGCAAATAAAGGCAAAGTCAAGTACACATAATGTATACAGGAGAAACACCGGATTGGAAAAAGAAATCTGAGATTTAAAcatattaacattatttttataagtaaacatattaacagattataaatttaaattactaCCTAGAGTAATAAATTCCGACTGATTCAATTGTTTGTCAAAAAGTGGTATCTATTATTCGTAACTTATAAATGCTTcacagaagaaaataaagatacGCAAATCCAGGAAAAAGGCTTTATTCTTTGGAGATAGATAAGGAACCACAGCAATCTTGATAAAAGAGATACCCTAAGGCATTGTCAAGAGAACATTCGGAATAATAAACCTGTAAATTAAGCCACAAGCACATAACCTCAGGGAATATTTGAGGTTGGGGGGAAGGGAGGAAGATTCGTACCAGAATCATCAAAGATGTAGATACACATAGAGATTCTGCCTGTTCAATGAATGAGCTCCAGGCATGTGAAGCACTTTGACCAGCACATTGTTGGTCAGTCATCTCTGCtgatttgaatttctttttatctGACTCACTTTCCTTTTGAACAACCAGATCAGGAAATTGATGATGCTTTGAGCAGGAATCGCTCTCCTCAGGAACTTGGTGATTTATCCCCATGGCCCACAAATCAATTCTTGGCATAAATACTACACAAGGCCCAGCACTAGCACATTTCACTGCCAATGACAGAGATAATTATGAGGAAATTTTCAATGAATTAAAAGTAGCTATCTCAGCGGCATAACATCCACACAAGCACTTAATTCATCAGGTTATGGGCATAATTCTTGAGTTCGGGGCGTTCCCTTTCTCAATTATGGCATACTAGGTTTGGTTGCCATCTAGGTCTCCTATAAGATGCCACCCATAAATGGTAATAATTTTGACATAAAGCTTACTGAGTTAAACCCTATCCACATTATAGTATGGGAGAAAAATGGAATAGCAACCACATTCACAAAATGATCACAAGACATTAAAGTGAGCTGTCTCATTTGGGGGGGCGGCTTAAGGAATTACTGTATGTGAATAAAATCACACTTTTCTCTGCAGTGAGTGATATCCTCCCAACTACTTTCTCTCCCAGTATAGCAAGTCATTGAAAAAACTTAAGGACTACAGCAAGTCATTGGGACTAGATGTATACTGAATAGAGCTGCCACATGATGGGCTTGGACTAGTTAGGGACTGATTTAAGGCTTTCATCAAAGTTGGCAAGGTAGGTTTTCACATCGTATACATCAAAACCACTTGCAAAAATTCCAAATGATAATATTAAACCACTTGTCAAGGCCCTGTAAATTAACGTCAAGAaatctcctctccctttccccaaCCCTCATGCTAAGCCAAGTCAAACAAGTGTTGCCATGAGtgacaatatttttaattgttattttttttaactgagtGGCAATCTTTTAAgcttaatgatatatttttttctaacatGCCAGAGCATGCCAACAGCGCGACTGAGACAAGTACAAGTCCAACTTACCACCTTGTGTTCTACATTGCAATGTCCCTAGTTTACTCATAGTTTGAACCATATCACTGAAACAGAAGATAAAGAGGTGGAACATACTTAATAATTGTGTTATCCCTTGCACCACATCTCCATGTCCTTCTTGTGAAACTGTAGCCATATCAATCTTTTGAATATCAACATTCCCAACAAAGCAGTGGAGAAGACAAGATGCAAGATGCCTCTGGCCAGATCTGGGACTTCCAGCAATCAATATTCGGAAACCTGCTTTGCTTCTAGATGCAAATGACATGTTTGGGAACAAATTTGTGCGGGTGCCACCATGGTATTCAATGGAAGGTTCAAAGCTTACCACGTTATCAACACTACCATCATTCAAAGCATCAGAACCAGCAGAGTCAGCATCTCCTAGTAAAATGCCGGAATATGAAAGCTTCCTCTCTATATCCTTCGCAATATCTGCTTCCTTCAGAAAATCATCAAGATGGGACCACCAACGTTCAGTAGACATGTTCTTCTTATCCAAAGCAAAAACTATTACACTTTTAATCATTGCTGCAGCTTTAGAGATAGGAGGCGGTAACCCAAGGCGTTCATCGAGATAAAGGGAAACAATCAAACTGCAAAATGATTGCAGCAGACAAGGGATAAGATATCTGGGGAGAGGAGCAGATACTACATCATTAGCAGCAATTCCTGCTTCTCTACGAGAGCATGGAGGCGGAGAAGACAATAGGGCCTCC from Juglans regia cultivar Chandler chromosome 2, Walnut 2.0, whole genome shotgun sequence carries:
- the LOC109012823 gene encoding uncharacterized protein LOC109012823, whose translation is MRLPSTAPASSSKRGNTNPSGPRLRKKHKRLDAICEEEYNRNHGESNEGDGGDDLAELRRSSRVRRAPILLDVSPPPVKKRRKIARSVMLGGEKIAKSSSPCESGDLGGEETPGSWKSRLRSRGKNVSVGVQEERGSPSGKRKLLWETSGIREEEKVVAGELDENKRDLEAGKSMVVKSKRTGRTKGTRDLREGEIKNVLSGMEEKNEREEVEVIGDKDEDGDSLLECEMGGENERDRVDVNGQELVEEEKRGAVNVSRTEEGCVGNDNVETVELGDKQVERSDCGEEGENPNDVGISTFQVEDEDGGSHDGKDIDLAKVHDGKDVDLAKVDDGKDVDLAKVHDGKDVDLAKVHDGKDVVLARVGNKTVEHENTMKVEKSKCTSSDTLGKPRIKEGRRCGLCGGGTDGKPPKRLIQDAGDSENEAYSGTSGSEEPNYDLWDGFGDEPGWLGRLLGPINDRYGIAGIWVHQHCAVWSPEVYFAGLGCLKNVRAALCRGRALKCTRCGRPGATIGCRVDRCPKTYHLPCARANGCIFDHRKFLIACTDHRHIFQPQGSQYLARIKKLKAKKLKLEMRKLSNDAWRKDIETEEKWLENCGEDEEFLKRESRRLHRDLLRIAPVYIGGSESESGNLFQGWDSVAGLQDVIRCMKEVVILPLLYPEFFNNLGLTPPRGVLLHGYPGTGKTLVVRALIGACARGDKRIAYFARKGADCLGKYVGDAERQLRLLFQVAERCQPSIIFFDEIDGLAPCRTRQQDQTHSSVVSTLLALLDGLKSRGSVIVIGATNRPDAVDPALRRPGRFDREIYFPLPSVQDRAAILSLHTQRWPKPITGSLLQWIAKRTAGFAGADLQALCTQAAIIALKRNFPLQRILSAAAEKASVHKRLPLPAFEVEERDWLEALLSSPPPCSRREAGIAANDVVSAPLPRYLIPCLLQSFCSLIVSLYLDERLGLPPPISKAAAMIKSVIVFALDKKNMSTERWWSHLDDFLKEADIAKDIERKLSYSGILLGDADSAGSDALNDGSVDNVVSFEPSIEYHGGTRTNLFPNMSFASRSKAGFRILIAGSPRSGQRHLASCLLHCFVGNVDIQKIDMATVSQEGHGDVVQGITQLLMKCASAGPCVVFMPRIDLWAMGINHQVPEESDSCSKHHQFPDLVVQKESESDKKKFKSAEMTDQQCAGQSASHAWSSFIEQAESLCVSTSLMILATSEVPYMELPVKIRQFFRTELSNCSQSTSEHTVPRFSVQIDGKFNRDMVINLSVAELSKDIVQQLVQLIHKKSHIHASSCKEYIDCDSIEGRTDTINISSDHGLANECKHKTYYPDESFIKVPQPPNNRTVKGKPSLLFATSTFGYQILRYPHFAELCWVTSKLKEGPSADIIGPWKGWPFNSCIIRPNNSLEKVAVACSASNIRSKEKSGLVRGLIAVGLLAYRGVYSSPREVSIEVRKVLEFLVGQINEKVQAGKDRYQYVRLLSQVAYLEDMVNSWVYSLQSLELDTPTMANPSLTSKEFLDNQNARVDNEVQSEECRPSVCGDSCHVPEVLVESTMGIAAVDIEHLDLNPGNGDSSYPCSGNRVAISEEGSPQQIVTLGHSTMDKLHNSPAVSHLVGAILNEENGMKSGLCGLENSENLAVVSRKSGSSKHSNGFASTESVGLSENGLGSSSELGNVKSSNAKEVCNQVNNVSSIKTGVMASDGKPDTDEHIIGNSFSSSNNSISAKGVVCFYQCCAECLYNLHGLTQKILIHEWGLNGSHWTVEDVHDVVASLSVHLLSAITKIYVAAEDFSNSCDESLKGKKYVECPEIRACHCKKSGNRVVMPVECSCHNISQSCTAKENTSRNTRLMLDSKFLFRDGVLVHVDPDKDVSFHCKYETLCLCSLIEFIAMTKLPFD